One Pelodiscus sinensis isolate JC-2024 chromosome 24, ASM4963464v1, whole genome shotgun sequence DNA segment encodes these proteins:
- the LOC142819578 gene encoding uncharacterized protein LOC142819578: MGCTSVVPGCSHSLKGQAHPHSHLLQTRSQSTRRPCCSMSQPQERPGPSSEPSGDPAKGSKRRAPSWSGAEIKSLLELWGEEEALQALKSRRRNADIYGRMAEALAQKGHYPRTQDQVRSKVKELRQGYAKAREESSRSGAAPHYCPYYPELDQILGGSAEARTPRRFVQSGLADPVVDAPERELQHSGDGDMGPEEEDTEETATLTLEPVTQTSEASQASSGAGEEAAAGPAVEEGRSTPAPPPSPSPPQRHGSRRHRRVYADILRQHVEAVQEQNAILLRRAEAEERWRDRLMNELVLQRTVLYATLREVSGLPAAVPGPAPPAPHDPTPPNPPSTTAALSPLGPPSPPAPPAPQPLSPPGPPLPQASTSQEPPSSQPTDRYITRSRSRGAPQTRGPGRKGKSAKPRST; this comes from the exons atgggttgcacgtctgtggttcctggctgcagccattccttaaagggacaggcgcaccctcacagccacttgttgcagacaaggagccagagcacacggcgaccttgctgcagcatgtcacagccccaagagcgtcctggcccttcctccgagccttctggggacccagccaagggctccaagcgccgggcaccatcctggtccggcgcagagatcaagagcctgctggagctgtggggagaggaggaggccttacaggccctcaaaagccggcggcgaaatgccgacatttatggccgcatggctgaagccctggcccagaagggccactacccccgcacccaggaccaggtgcgctccaaagtgaaggagctgcggcagggctacgccaaagccagggaggagagctcccggtctggggcagccccccactactgcccctactacccagagctggaccagatcctgggtggcagtgcagaagcacgcacaccacgaaggttcgtgcagtccggactggcagacccggtggtggacgctccagagcgggagctacagcactctggagacggggacatgggcccagaggaggaggacaccgaggagacggcaaccctcaccctggagccagtgacccagacctctgaggcctcccaggcgtcatctggcgcgggagaggaagcagcag ccggaccagccgtggaagagggccgcagcaccccagccccacctccatctccatctccacctcagagacatgggagccgcagacacaggcgtgtctacgccgacatcctccggcagcacgtcgaggctgtgcaggagcagaatgcCATCCTGCTAcggagggcggaggcagaggagcggtggcgtgatcggctcatgaatgagctggtcctgcagcgcacggtgctgtacgccaccctgagggaggtcagcggcttgcctgctgctgtgccaggtcctgctcctccagcaccccatgaccccaccccaccaaaccccccttccacaacagcagccctttccccccttggacctccctctcccccagcccccccagctccccagcccctctctccccctggccctcctctcccccaggcttccacgtcccaagagccccccagcagccagccaaccgacaggtacatcacccgatcccgtagccggggagcaccccaaacacgaggcccaggcaggaaagggaaatctgccaagccccgttcaacctga
- the LOC142819579 gene encoding uncharacterized protein LOC142819579, protein MVLVPGASLPAPRQQTLHLAQDEPATRCHPALRLFPGPGWQLPGACLGPQEAGTRLVKCGNCGPHRGLGEASNVHDLRTSHRNVAVYSCMADSLAARGHMRTREQVCCKIKDLQQSYSKACQPGADLETCPHFEALDRILGAHAVHAPRVVFDPGAEGPVSDTEEEEEDVESQQPAGSLPKTQDPRGIPQSTSAVSSEAEEGSTSAAPGTAGRTTPPATATCTRASRHARNQEEYQQRHLRVLEHQLHTQDHWVREDLQLRQRSLEALEEHGRALRGHLQTLVDRFLPPPAPAPAAVPALAPPPTPAPPSASSAPPVPPAPPFTPTPPRRPHIRSAASQESQQDPHA, encoded by the exons atggtgcttgtgccaggtgcaagcctgccagcacccagacagcagaccctacacctggcacaggatgagccagccacccgctgccacccagccctccgcctcttcccaggaccaggctggcagctcccaggagcctgcctggggccgcaagaggcaggaacccgcctggtcaagtgcggaaattgtggacctcatcgaggtttgggggaggcctccaacgtccacgatctccgcactagccacaggaacgtggccgtatacagctgcatggctgacagcctggccgccagaggccacatgcggacccgggagcaggtctgctgtaaaatcaaggacctgcagcagtcctactccaaagcctgccagccaggggccgacctggagacctgcccccactttgaggccctggaccgcatcctgggggctcacgccgtccatgccccccgggtggtgtttgaccccggggcagagggccctgtctCTGAcaccgaagaggaggaggaggacgtcgagagccagcagcctgcagggagcctgcccaagacccaggacccccgaggcatcccacagagcacatcagctgtgtcgtccgaggcagaggagggctccacat ccgcagcacctgggactgcagggcgcaccaccccgcctgcaacagccacctgcacccgggccagcaggcacgccaggaaccaggaggagtaccagcagcggcacctgcgggtcctggagcaccagctccacacccaggaccactgggtccgggaggacctgcagctgcggcagcggagtttggaggcgctggaggagcatggccgtgccctcagaggccacctccagaccctggtggacaggttcctgcctcctcctgctccggccccagcagccgtcccagctctcgctcctcctcccacccctgctcccccttccgcttcctccgcaccccctgtccctcctgccccacccttcacacccactcccccccgacgcccccaCATCCGCAGTGCTGCAAgtcaggagagccagcaggacccccatgcctga